Proteins found in one Homalodisca vitripennis isolate AUS2020 chromosome 4, UT_GWSS_2.1, whole genome shotgun sequence genomic segment:
- the LOC124360832 gene encoding protein phosphatase 1 regulatory subunit 37-like, with amino-acid sequence MCKMNINTNQPSEQASTTLIAGSVPSCLRNRNDPQRNRLLDRRVSFPDNEQQMVTGFLEPANPWEYADNVNKEDLVAKYTSSCKKHGARPISRIISQLQTLDYDQDRNECLDLKDEILGPAACETLEEILKRIQFVTINLEGTNIDDESAVALFDMMEYYESAVRLNITGNHCIATRGWQACSRLIKRTKCLEELDARNTTLNEQFMPILSRALRLSTQLHVLKLENCNLSGRPIVILAAALKLNTGLKELYLGENYLMPNDAAQLSALLKVNTVLQLLDISNNNIQDEGLGQIVEGLLEQNTAGGGLQVLIMWNNHLSRSCGHHLSRIFTASTSLETVNIGQNVLSNEVLHVNKLALQQNRTLLRLGMQSTHLTCEGAVALAEIIADNRTIQRIDLRDNNLQVAGLMALVLSMRVNQSVTQLDLDDMPRRKHSMGPALDEYMRLVAEIRGHCEANSKTTEKQEDVVEEVVKEEALVPNIDRRSRMGSFATRKISLTCETLARSHAMPTPEPSQQLLTEPKRTGGRLRSPAPSPIPSPVASPSPTRSRFQVSRVSESESPVTPPSSSPNVFFGSNSRFKVTVVDSGTPTNPTTVLTSNNVTVGFETSSTLSPKVSVSPAPSPTPIPAPLLSSIPSLFPTPMPSPMPSPLVSPTPSPTYISPLSTINVGEAHPLLPSPAAANNHKDDLSSSSAEVSNRPEPVVNESEVKESVVQESDKNKFTNTIAIPVHNLRLDSSSSCDRYETIIEEPIPDSSTSSTSTVQSLPEKDSLSGSGKVSSRSSVSPPKVCKLRSESEESDLYTNRKLPKATDSLDLSALRVMKQASVSVPEKPPVPSARSRKIASWVQPSAVFSALTQDDGGKTSSGLERLLGLFTNPFSRSKADEEPTQQLERVPEVPEGPTQICDNQVESTCTNANTTLNLTEHLSKMSLLSSLSKGMQLKNNDNPNEKFSEIHTNDSIKNSLPNENEDCGLKSESRSDNCPVGSCPSRNGCELKCDKQDLNIPFLFNNNDGLSDADTGGVKCETWPQGTSMTHLSLIHQTQSQSSPCLTALVFLNSNVATNLAAEIKKMSPPASDDTVDSTKNISLAL; translated from the exons ATgtgtaaaatgaatataaatacaaaccAACCATCCGAACAAGCGTCGACGACCTTGATTGCTGGCTCCGTGCCGTCTTGCTTGAGAAATCGGAATGATCCACAAAGAAATCGTTTATTAGACAGAAGAGTATCGTTCCCAGATAATGAACAACAGATGGTTACAGGATTTTTGGAACCGGCAAATCCCTGGGAATATG CGGATAATGTGAACAAAGAAGATTTGGTAGCCAAATATACTTCCTCATGTAAAAAACATGGAGCGAGGCCAATCAGCCGGATTATTTCTCAGCTTCAG ACGCTGGATTATGATCAAGACCGAAACGAGTGTCTTGACCTTAAAGATGAAATACTTGGACCTGCGGCGTGTGAAACTCTGgaagaaatattgaaaagaattCAGTTTGTAACAATAAACCTAGAAGGCACAAACATTGACGATGAG tcAGCGGTGGCTCTTTTTGACATGATGGAATATTATGAGTCAGCAGTACGGCTGAATATTACTGGGAATCACTGTATCGCAACGAGAGGTTGGCAAGCTTGTTCACGCTTGATCAAACGG acaaaatgtttGGAAGAGCTGGATGCCAGAAACACTACTCTAAATGAACAATTCATGCCAATTCTTAGTAGAGCTCTGCGGCTGTCAACGCAACTTCACGTCCTCAAGCTGGAGAATTGTAACCTTAGTGGACGTCCGATCGTAATTCTTG CTGCCGCATTGAAACTTAACACAGGGTTAAAGGAATTGTACCTGGGAGAGAACTACCTGATGCCAAACGATGCCGCTCAGTTGAGTGCTCTGCTCAAAGTGAACACTGTACTCCAGCTGTTGGATATCAG CAATAACAACATACAGGACGAGGGACTGGGTCAGATCGTTGAGGGGTTGTTGGAACAGAACACTGCGGGTGGAGGGTTGCAAGTGTTGATAATGTGGAACAACCACTTGAGTCGGAGTTGTGGACATCATCTGTCCCGGATCTTCACGGCCTCTACATCGCTCGAGACCGTCAACATCGGCCAAAATGTCCTTAGCAATGAG GTTTTACATGTGAACAAACTAGCCCTACAGCAGAACCGGACTCTGCTAAGATTGGGAATGCAATCAACACACCTGACTTGTGAAGGAGCCGTTGCTCTGGCAGAGATCATAGCTGACAATCGCACCATTCAG AGGATAGACCTGCGAGACAATAACCTGCAAGTCGCAGGGTTGATGGCGCTGGTGCTTTCTATGAGAGTGAACCAGAGCGTGACACAGTTGGACCTGGATGACATGCCTCGGCGCAAACATTCTATG GGTCCAGCACTGGACGAATACATGAGGCTCGTAGCAGAAATCAGAGGTCACTGTGAAGCCAATTCTAAGACCACAGAAAAACAGGAGGATGTTGTGGAAGAAGTAGTGAAAGAAGAGGCTTTGGTACCCAACATAGATCGACGGTCCAGAATGGGTAGTTTTGCCACCAGAAAGATCTCTCTGACGTGTGAGACGCTTGCCAGGAGCCACGCGATGCCGACCCCAGAACCCAGTCAGCAGCTGTTGACGGAACCAAAGCGTACGGGAGGCAGGCTGCGGAGCCCCGCACCCTCTCCGATTCCGAGTCCTGTTGCAAGCCCTTCTCCCACCCGCAGCAGATTTCAAGTGTCACGAGTGTCCGAGTCCGAGTCTCCTGTTACCCCACCATCATCATCCCCCAATGTGTTCTTCGGCTCAAACTCAAGATTTAAAGTGACTGTCGTGGACTCGGGCACGCCTACAAATCCAACAACGGTTCTAACCTCAAATAATGTCACAGTCGGCTTTGAAACGTCTTCCACTCTTTCCCCAAAAGTGTCCGTAAGCCCGGCTCCATCCCCTACTCCCATTCCTGCCCCTCTGCTCTCTTCTATTCCTTCACTGTTTCCTACTCCTATGCCATCACCCATGCCTTCTCCTCTGGTCTCCCCGACTCCTTCACCCACCTATATTTCTCCCCTGTCTACAATCAATGTTGGAGAAGCACACCCACTGTTACCCTCACCAGCCGCCGCAAACAATCATAAAGATGATCTATCTTCGTCGTCAGCTGAAGTTTCCAATCGTCCAGAACCTGTTGTTAACGAATCAGAAGTAAAAGAATCAGTTGTACAAGAGAGTGATAAAAACAAGTTCACTAATACAATAGCAATTCCAGTACACAACTTGAGGTTAGATTCAAGTAGCAGTTGTGATAGATATGAAACAATTATTGAAGAACCAATTCCAGACTCTAGTACGAGCAGCACATCCACTGTCCAATCGTTGCCAGAAAAAGATAGCTTAAGCGGTAGTGGTAAAGTTAGTTCCCGTAGTAGTGTCTCACCACCAAAAGTATGTAAATTGAGATCTGAATCAGAAGAAAGTGATTTGTACACGAATAGAAAACTTCCTAAAGCAACGGACAGTTTAGATTTGTCTGCCCTGAGAGTTATGAAACAAGCATCCGTTTCAGTACCTGAAAAACCACCTGTACCGTCCGCGAGATCAAGAAAAATTGCTTCATGGGTGCAGCCAAGTGCTGTGTTTTCCGCCTTGACCCAGGACGACGGAGGAAAAACAAGTTCCGGTTTAGAAAGACTCTTAGGCCTTTTCACGAATCCGTTTTCTCGGTCAAAAGCGGATGAGGAGCCTACGCAACAGCTTGAACGTGTACCTGAAGTTCCAGAGGGTCCGACCCAGATTTGTGATAACCAAGTGGAATCAACCTGTACAAACGCAAATACCACTTTAAATTTAACCGAACACTTAAGTAAAATGTCATTGTTGTCCTCGCTAAGTAAAGGTATGCAACTGAAAAACAATGATAACCCGAATGAAAAATTCAGTGAAATTCACACAAATGatagtattaaaaactctttGCCAAATGAAAATGAGGATTGTGGTTTAAAATCGGAAAGTAGGAGTGATAACTGTCCCGTGGGGTCCTGTCCTTCGAGAAATGGCTGTGAGCTGAAATGTGATAAGCaagatttaaatattccttttctttttaataataatgacgGGTTGAGTGATGCTGACACCGGAGGTGTCAAGTGCGAGACGTGGCCCCAGGGAACCAGCATGACACATCTGAGTCTGATTCATCAAACTCAGAGCCAGAGCTCTCCTTGCCTCACAGCTCTGGTCTTCCTCAACAGCAACGTAGCCACCAATCTTGCAG CTGAAATAAAGAAGATGTCTCCACCGGCCAGTGACGATACAGTGGATtctacgaaaaatatttctttagctCTGTGA